GGGTATTATAGTTTATTATTCTAAGGATAAAAAAGTTGATATTTCTGAACAAGTATTAGAAATCCATACATCATGAAAAAAGTACTAATAATTGGTGCGGGTGTCTTAGGTCAAAAATTTAATCATTTTATAACTCATTATTCGGAGGATGAGGTCGTTGGATGGGTAGATGACACAAAAAAAATCGACGAGAAAGTTTTGGGTAAACCTGTTATGTCGGGTATTGAAAATTTATATAAACTTGATTCTAACTTATTTGATTGTGTAGCAATAGGAATTGGTTATAAACACTTAGAATTTAAGTTAGATTTGATTTTAAAACTTAAAGAAGAGCGGTTTCAGCTTTATACGTACATACATCCAACAGCATATGTGGATATTACAGCTGAAATAGGTGAAGGTGTATTTATTGGTCCAAATTCTACTGTAGATAAAGGGGTTAAAATAAAGTCAGGCGTAATCATAACAAAGAATGTTGTTGTGAGTCATGACTCGATTATTGGGGCTTGCTCATTATTGGCGCCATCTGTAACAACATCAGGTTATGTTGAAATTGGAGAAACATGTTTCATAGGGACCGGAACTATATTTAAAGATGGCGTAAATATTACGAATAGTGTCCAAACTGGAGCCGTAACACTTATAGTTAATAATATTGAAAGTTCTGGGATTTATGTTGGTGGCCCTAAATTGAGGAAGCTTTAGTTATGGGAATTCCGTTTAACAAACCGTTTCTCACCGGAGATGAAACCGAGTACATAAAGAAAGCTGTAGAGTCCGGAAAAATATCCGGAAATGGAGAGTACACTAAAAAATGCCAACATTTTTTTAGGGAGCGTTATGGCTTCAAGAAATGTCTCCTTACAAATTCTTGTACGGATGCATTGGAGATGACGGCCATACTGGCCAATATTGGAGAAGGTGATGAAGTAATTATGCCCTCCTATACCTTCGTTTCTACCGCTAACGCATTTGTACTCCATGGCGCAAAAATTCGCTTTATAGATTCAAGGGAAGACCATCCCGGAATGGATGAAGATAAGATAGAGGAGGTCATTAATGAGAAAACTAAAGCAATTGTAGTAGTCCATTATGCCGGCGTTGCATGTGATATGAAAAAAATTATGCATATAGCCGAAAAGCATAATCTTTTAGTGATTGAAGATGCTGCCCAAGCGATAGATAGTTATTTTACATTTTCAGATGGAACAAAAAAACCGTTGGGTTCCATAGGTCATTTGGGGTGTTTCTCGTTTCATGAAACTAAGAATATTATTTCCGGAGAAGGAGGGATGCTGGTTATAAATGAAGATCAATTTATCGAACGATCAGAAATCATTTGGGAGAAAGGCACCAATCGCTCAGCCTTCTTCAGGGGAGAAGTAGATAAATACGGTTGGGTAGATGTAGGCTCCTCCTTTTTACCTTCTGAAATAACTGCTGCATTTTTGTACGCACAATTAGAGAATCTAGAAAATATCCAGAATCGACGGTGTCAAATTTGGCATCAGTATGAATCAGGGCTGAAACGCTGGGGAGAAAGCATGGATATCAGGATGCCTCACATTCCTGAGTATGCCACAAACAATGCCCATATGTTTTATTTAGTGTGTAAAAACATAGATCATCGAGATAAATTAATATATCAATTAAAGGAACAAGGGGTGCATGCAGTGTTTCATTATTTAAGCTTGCATAAAAGTGAATTTTATAAAGATAAGCACGATGGGCGCCATTTACCTTGGTCTGATCGTTATTCTGATTGTTTAGTAAGATTGCCATTTTATTACGAAATGGAAGAAGACGTCGTTGTAGATACTCTAACCCAAACACTGCTGTAATGATAGCCTTTGTAAATCCTTTCAATAATAGTCATTTGTATTCTTATGTAGCTTGCCTGCTATCAAATGATATCGTATCAAAAGAAAAAATTGTTATTTACCACAACTCTGAAAACTATGATGAGCGGAAACATGATAAGTTTAAAGCCCTTTCACGGTTTAAAAACTTTCGGGAATGGAAAAATATATATGATGATGATTTAAATGAATATAGTAAGATACACTTTCTTTCATTAGTGCCTGGAAATGCACCAATTATTTTAGATTTGATAGATCAAGAAAAAAATATTGATAAAAAAATCCACATCATATTAACTGACGATGAAGTAAATCGTTGGCGTCGAGTTAAACAAATTTTCGGTAAACTACGACCTAGCAAGAGGTATAAGATAGATGAAAATGTAATACAGGTGTTGTTGAGTGTTGACAACTATATTATCAATAAAACGTTCGGTGATTTGCTCAAGAATATTTTGGAAAGAGACGTACTATCTACGAACTACTCTTTCTTTATCCCGGATAAGTTTTTACCAATGAGTCTGGATGGTGTAGATGAGATTCGATTTAAATATACAATTCTTTTTGATACCAGGTCACCGCAAAAAGTGAACTATATTAGATTCTTATTGAGTTTTATCATGTTTCTAATATTTAATAAAAAACTAAGTTCAGTAAAGATAAAATTATATACTTGGAAGCTATCTTCAGGATCATTTTTATCATATTTTGCAAGATTTCTTGAGACTATTATTGGTAAGCTTTCGAAATTAAGGAAGCTGAATTTGCATTGGAGTAAAATTTCACGAATGCCCTACGATGAGTATCAAAAATTAATGAGCAAGGTTAATTTTCTTATATTGAGAGGTCGTGGGGGTGTTGGGGGGGCACTTACGTTTTTAAATGCCAACGGTATTTTGTTGGCAAGACAAGGTAGCTTGAATGCAAAATCCTTTAAAGAGAAATTAGGACCTGAATCGATATTTGCTTTTTCCAATTTCATTAATGCATTGAAAAAAATATTTAGCATAAAAGAAGATGAATATCGATCACGCATAAAAAAACAGAAAAGATGTTATCAACAATTTCAGCTTGATAGAAACACCTATTTAAAAAAATTTTATAAATAACGTGTTAACAATCGCAGGAATATAACTGGTTCATAAAGGCGTGTTTGGAATTGTACACATCTTTATTGATAACCTCGCAAATACAGGAGCAGGAACTGTACAATAACAAGCAATAATAAAGTAGCGCGGACTGTGAAAACCCTAAACCAATCAAACAATAAGTGAATTTTAAAACTGAAAAAAAATCAGTGGGTGAGTCTAATCATAACATTCCCTATGGGAAGCAACATATTAATGAATCTGATATTGAGGCGGTAACAGAGGTGCTGAAATCGGACTATCTGACCCAAGGTCCTAAAATAGCAGAATTCGAAGAAGCTTTTGCCAATTATGTAGAATCTAAATACGCCGTTGCGGTCTCAAATGGAACAGCTGCCCTGCATCTCTGTGCCTTGGCTCTGGATGTAACTGAAGGTGATAAAGTAATAACTACTCCCATTACCTTTGCTGCTTCCGCAAACTGTGTGCGTTACTGCGGGGGAGAAGTGGACTTTGCAGACATCGATCCGGATACCTATTTACTGGATATTGAAAAAGTAAGAAAGCTTTTGGAAGATTCACCTAAAGGTACCTACAAAGGCATAATACCGGTCGATTTTGCTGGAAGAGCCGTAAACCTAGAAGCATTCATTGAGCTTGCTGACGAGTATAATCTTTGGATCATTGAAGATGCCTGCCATGCGCCGGGAGGCTACTTTACAGATAGCAAAGCCAAGCAGCAACGCTGCGGTAACGGCAATTTTGCCGATTTGGCAATCTTCTCCTTCCATCCGGTAAAACACATCGCAGCCGGCGAAGGAGGGATGATTACTACCAATGATGAAAAACTTTATAACAAGCTCTTTAAACTCCGATCCCACGGCATCACCAAGAACAAAGAGGAGTTCCAAAATTCTAAAAGTTTTGCCGCCGGAATTCAAAATTCAAAATTCAGGAACTCGTCCGACCACCGGCGGATTCAAAATTACCCCGCCTGGTACATGGAAATGCAGGAGCTGGGTTACAATTATAGGTTAACGGATTTTCAATGTGCTTTGGGTTTAAGTCAATTGCAGAGAGCGGACGAGGGATTGGTGCGGCGACGGGAAATTGCAAAAGTATATGATGAGGCTTTTAAAGGAAAGTCATTTATTAAGAATCAATCGGGAGTGGTAGAAGGTCATGCCTATCACTTGTATGTTATTGAGGCAGAGGACAGACTGGGATTATACAATTATTTGAGAGAACAAAACATTTACGCTCAAATTCATTATATCCCGCTGCATCTGATGCCCTATTACAGGCAATTTGGCTGGAAGGTTGGAGACATGCCTCATGCCGAAACCTACTATAAGCACTGCATCAGCTTGCCGATGTTTCCTACCCTGAGTGATGAGGATCAGCAGTATGTCATTGAAAAAATAATGGGTTACTACAGTTAATTTATAAAAGCATCCGAACTCGAATCTGAACACCTGGTTTACAAGCCGGTGTCTATGGAACATCACTCCCAGGATTATGTGGACTGGATGAATGATCCTGATATGATTTGTTATATGGAGAGCGGCGGGGATTATACCGGGGAGAAATTGAGAAAATTCCTTAAGGAAGTTGAAGAGAAAGAAATCCTGTTCTTGGCTATACACCTGAAAGAGAACGGTATGCATTTGGGTAAAATTAAAATGGATCCGATTAATGAAAAAGACGGAAGAGTCGAGTACGGCATTATGATGGGCAGAAAATCGGAGTGGGGCAAAGGGTATGCGCGCGAGGCCTCAAACACTATTATTGATTATTGCTTTGAAGAACTGGGAATTCGAAAAATAACTCTGGGAGTAGTCGCTGTCAATGAGGCAGCCCTGCATCTATACAGATCAATGGGCTTCTCTGAGGAAGGGGTTTATAAAAAGCATTCGTTATATGAAGGCAAATATTCTAATATAGTTAGGATGGCGCTTTTTAATCCGGATTTCAAGTATGAATGATAGACTGATTTTAGGTACGGTACAAATGGGGCTGCCATACGGAATTAATAACCCGTCCGGCAGGATCTCGAAACAGGAAAGTTTTAAAATTCTTGAAACGGCTTATAGAAATGGTATTCAAACACTGGACACGGCCGAGGTATACGGATGTGCTCATAATGTAATAGGTGACTTCCATCAAGAACATCCCAAGCAGCGGTTCAATGTCATTACAAAAATACCGAAGGAAATTGCTATAAATAAAGTTAGAACAAGATTGCTTACCTATATTGAAGAATTGAATATAGATAAGCATGAAGCGGTCATGTTTCATTCATTCGATTCATACACTACGGATCCTCAATTAAAAGAGGAATTGGCAAAACAGAAAGAGAATGGTGTATTTAAAAACCTTGGTGTATCTTTGTATACTAATGAAGAGTTAGAGCAGGTTATGGATGATGACATTATTGATCTGGTACAGCTGCCATTTAACCTGTTTGACAATACATCAATTAAAGGTGAACTGATCCGGTCTGCTAAAGGTAAAGGAAAAATCATCCATACGCGTTCGGCCTTTTTACAGGGGCTGTTTTTTAAAAATTTGAGAGAGGATCATCCCGTGGTTAAGCGGCTGCTTGAACCCTTACGTAAAATACAGTCCCTTTCAGAAGAGCTGGGAATATCGATTGCAACTCTTGCTTTGCAGTACTGCCTGAGACAACCGTTTATTGACCGGGTTATCATCGGAGTGGATTCTCAGAATCAGCTGGAGAGTAATTTAAATCTATGTGACAAAGAACTGCCGCAGTCTGTAATAAATGAAATTGATACCATTCATATTGAGAACAAAAACCTTCTAAACCCAAGCTTATGGCCGTAAACACGCTGCTTATTACCCAGGCCAGAACCGGGAGCTCAAGGCTACCGGGCAAAGTATTAAAAAAGGTAGTCGAAAAGCCCCTGTTGCAAATTCATTTAGACCGTTTAAATAAATGTAAGAATGTCTCGGAAATGGTAGTAGCTACCACTCTGGAAAAAGAAGATCAAAAAATAGATGAATTGGCTAAAGAGTGGGGGTATCATACCTACAGGGGCTCTGAAGAGGATGTACTCGATCGTTTTTACTGTGCGGCTAAGCCCTTTCAGCCAAAATGGGTGGTGAGGGTTACCTCAGATTGCCCATTACTGGATCCTACATTGGTAGATGAGATTATTGATTTTTCCAGGCAAAAAAAGGCAGACTATGTGTCTAATACTATTGATCCTCATTATCCTGACGGGCAGGATGTGGAAGTCTTTACGTTTAAAGCTTTGGAAAAGGCGTGGAAAGAGGCCGAAAAGCATTCAGAACGTGAACATGTAACTCCGTATATAAGAAACAATGCTGATATTAAAGGCGGGAACTTATTTAAAGCGCTGAATTATTCTTCTAAACATGATTATGGGAAGATTCGCATGACGGTGGATCAAAAAGAAGATTTTATTTTAATAGAGAAACTTATTGAACGTTTAGGAACAGATAAAACCTGGAAAGAATATGCTGACTATATACTGGAGAATAATTTGGCATCAATAAATAATAAATTCGAAAGAAACGAAGGATTTCTAAAATCTTTGGAGAAAGATCAATAATGGGAACAGGTCAGGAACTCTATAAAAAAGCAAAAACACTAATACCGGGTGGAACCATGCTGCTTTCAAAACGGCCGGAAATGTTCTTGCCGGAACAGTGGCCGGCTTACTATTCCAAGGCCAAAGGCTGTGAGGTTTGGGATCTTGACGGAAACAAGTATATCGATATGTCCATCATGGGAATCGGCACCAATATTCTGGGCTATGGACAGGAGGAAGTAGATGATGCGGTGCGCGGTGTCATCGATAAAGGGAATATGTCTACCTTTAATTGTCCCGAAGAGGTTGAACTTGCCGAAAGGTTGGTGGAAATGCATCCCTGGGCAGACATGGTACGCTTTGCACGGACCGGTGGAGAGGCCAATGCCATCGCCATACGTATTGCCCGGACTGCCTCCGGTAAGGACAAGGTGGCTATTTGCGGCTATCACGGCTGGCACGACTGGTACCTTGCTGCCAACTTGACTGATGATGAGAATTTGAAAGGCCACCTGTTACCGGGATTGGATCCTAAAGGAGTTCCGGGTAATCTGAAAAATACGGTATTTCCTTTCAATTATAATAATTTTGAAGAGCTGGAAGCCATTGTAAACAAGCACGACATCGGTGCAATCAAAATGGAGGTGTCACGGAATAAAGAGCCTGAGGACCGATTCCTGGAAAAGGTGAGGGAACTGGCAAATAAAAGAAATATTATTCTGATCTTTGACGAGTGTACCTCCGGATTCAGGCAAACATTCGGGGGCCTGCATAAGCTCTACGGGGTTGAACCGGATATGGCCCTGTTTGGCAAAGCACTGGGCAACGGGTATGCCATTACAGCCGCAATCGGGAAACGGGAAATTATGGAGGCCGCCCAAAAAACCTTTATTAGCAGTACATTCTGGACGGAAAGAATCGGGCCGACAGCTGCCCTGGCAACATTGAAAGTGATGGAACGCGATGAAAGCTGGGAGACGCTAACACACACCGGAAATAGTATTGCTGATCGATGGAGGGCTATGGCAGATACTTACGGATTGTCCATAGCTATATCCGGGTTACCGGCCTTGATCTCCTTCAGTTTTAATAGTGAAAACGCACTTGCTTATAAAACCCTGATCACCCAGGAAATGCTGAAGAGGGGTTTTCTTGCGGCTACCGGCGTATATGTAAGTACTGCTCATACCGACAAAGTACTAGAACGCTATTTTTCAAACCTGGAAGAAATTTTTGGAACTATTGCAGAGTGTGAAAAAGGCAAAGATATTCATGAGCTTTTGGATGGACCGGTGTGCCATTCAGGCTTTAAGAGATTGAACTAGTAAATGAAAGGCCAGGTTAAGATACGAACAGACGGCAGTTCTAGCATAGGACTTGGCCATATCGTACGCTGTATTTCCCTGGCCCATATGATTAAAGATGAATTTGATATTCATTTTTACTCACTAAGCCTGCCCGATTCTTTGCAAAGAGAAATTAAGGAGGAAGGCTGGACGGTGACCTTAATCAATCAGGAGTCAGATTTTATGGCTTCCCTGAACGGTGATGAAATTGTAGTTTTGGACGGTTATCAATTTGATTCGGGCTATCAGAAAAAAATTAAGGACAAAGGTGCGAAACTGGTTTGTATAGATGACTTTCACGATCAGTACTTTTATGCGGATCTTGTTATTAATCACGCCCCCGGTATTACCGAGAATGAGTATGATGGGGAGCCTTATACAAAATATCTTTTAGGTCCGGATTATGCTTTACTAAGACCTGAATTTCTTAAATCTTCAAACCACAATAAAAGAAATTTTAAAAACGTAATAAAAAATATTTTTATCTGTTTTGGTGGTTCAGATCCTAAAAACCTGACAAGCAAAATACTCGAGTGGTTGCCCCAAAATGAGTTTAATGTTACGGTTATT
This region of Halalkalibaculum roseum genomic DNA includes:
- the pseG gene encoding UDP-2,4-diacetamido-2,4,6-trideoxy-beta-L-altropyranose hydrolase, whose amino-acid sequence is MKGQVKIRTDGSSSIGLGHIVRCISLAHMIKDEFDIHFYSLSLPDSLQREIKEEGWTVTLINQESDFMASLNGDEIVVLDGYQFDSGYQKKIKDKGAKLVCIDDFHDQYFYADLVINHAPGITENEYDGEPYTKYLLGPDYALLRPEFLKSSNHNKRNFKNVIKNIFICFGGSDPKNLTSKILEWLPQNEFNVTVILGNRYQHHDDLKNIIRQRKNLVVSVKTSLSAKEIRQEMINADFGIVPASGILFEIISVNTPAISGMYMANQFLIYRGFKKKDVFIDVCNFDRNKIASSINRLNGIKLEQIRENQKQVIDNRSHIRLASEFRKF
- the pseC gene encoding UDP-4-amino-4,6-dideoxy-N-acetyl-beta-L-altrosamine transaminase, which codes for MNFKTEKKSVGESNHNIPYGKQHINESDIEAVTEVLKSDYLTQGPKIAEFEEAFANYVESKYAVAVSNGTAALHLCALALDVTEGDKVITTPITFAASANCVRYCGGEVDFADIDPDTYLLDIEKVRKLLEDSPKGTYKGIIPVDFAGRAVNLEAFIELADEYNLWIIEDACHAPGGYFTDSKAKQQRCGNGNFADLAIFSFHPVKHIAAGEGGMITTNDEKLYNKLFKLRSHGITKNKEEFQNSKSFAAGIQNSKFRNSSDHRRIQNYPAWYMEMQELGYNYRLTDFQCALGLSQLQRADEGLVRRREIAKVYDEAFKGKSFIKNQSGVVEGHAYHLYVIEAEDRLGLYNYLREQNIYAQIHYIPLHLMPYYRQFGWKVGDMPHAETYYKHCISLPMFPTLSDEDQQYVIEKIMGYYS
- a CDS encoding GNAT family N-acetyltransferase, whose amino-acid sequence is MEHHSQDYVDWMNDPDMICYMESGGDYTGEKLRKFLKEVEEKEILFLAIHLKENGMHLGKIKMDPINEKDGRVEYGIMMGRKSEWGKGYAREASNTIIDYCFEELGIRKITLGVVAVNEAALHLYRSMGFSEEGVYKKHSLYEGKYSNIVRMALFNPDFKYE
- a CDS encoding aldo/keto reductase — translated: MNDRLILGTVQMGLPYGINNPSGRISKQESFKILETAYRNGIQTLDTAEVYGCAHNVIGDFHQEHPKQRFNVITKIPKEIAINKVRTRLLTYIEELNIDKHEAVMFHSFDSYTTDPQLKEELAKQKENGVFKNLGVSLYTNEELEQVMDDDIIDLVQLPFNLFDNTSIKGELIRSAKGKGKIIHTRSAFLQGLFFKNLREDHPVVKRLLEPLRKIQSLSEELGISIATLALQYCLRQPFIDRVIIGVDSQNQLESNLNLCDKELPQSVINEIDTIHIENKNLLNPSLWP
- the rffA gene encoding dTDP-4-amino-4,6-dideoxygalactose transaminase, coding for MGIPFNKPFLTGDETEYIKKAVESGKISGNGEYTKKCQHFFRERYGFKKCLLTNSCTDALEMTAILANIGEGDEVIMPSYTFVSTANAFVLHGAKIRFIDSREDHPGMDEDKIEEVINEKTKAIVVVHYAGVACDMKKIMHIAEKHNLLVIEDAAQAIDSYFTFSDGTKKPLGSIGHLGCFSFHETKNIISGEGGMLVINEDQFIERSEIIWEKGTNRSAFFRGEVDKYGWVDVGSSFLPSEITAAFLYAQLENLENIQNRRCQIWHQYESGLKRWGESMDIRMPHIPEYATNNAHMFYLVCKNIDHRDKLIYQLKEQGVHAVFHYLSLHKSEFYKDKHDGRHLPWSDRYSDCLVRLPFYYEMEEDVVVDTLTQTLL